One Heyndrickxia oleronia genomic window, AAGTAAACGAATCGTTTCTTCCGTACCTCTTACATTCACTTTAACTGTGTCTCCATCGATTACATTAATAACAGTAGCATCCAGCTTCCCATAATCAATTGTAGTATCGCTTGAAATTGTCGCTTTGGATGTAATTTTAATTGTTCGGCTTGTTGCATTGTAATCAACAGTTGCCCCAAGTGCTTCACCAACAAAACGTAGAGGCACAAGAGTACGGCCGTTGATAATTTTTCCTGGTACATCAATCGGTACCACTTTACCATTTACTGTTGGTGATTTCGAGCCAATTTTTAATAGAATTTTAATTTTTGAATTAGTTGCAGTTACTTGCTGCTTCCTTTGATCCCACTGAACCGTTGCTCCTAAACTTTCAAAAATTCCTCTTAAAGGAACCAATGTTCTTCCATTATCGATTACTGGTGGTTGGTCATATGATTGCTTTTTACCATTGATATAAATGGCTATGGCAGGTGCAGCAGGCTTGACTGTTGGTTTAGTCACTGGCTTTGTTAAAGTTATAGAACCATCAGCATTATGATAATGATATTGGCCAGTTTTTAAACCATACTTTGCACAATTCGTACGACAATAATGCCCTCCATTTTTGTCTAACCCACCTGGACTAGCATTTGCATTAAGTATAAATATAACAAATGATAATACAAGTATCAATAAGAATAGTGAAACTCTTTTTTTCAACGTTATTACTCCCCCACTATAGTTTAAGAAATCCAAAAATAATTTTATTACAATAAAAAAAAATTTGGAATTACAAGTTATACTTTATGGTGGAGGTAAATTAAGGAAATTGATATTCTCTAACGCTTGTTACGATAATTGTGGCCGTAAAAACACTTAATACCTTTTGACTGGGTTAAAATAACTATTAACTATTTGGAAATATTGAGTCCAGTCTATGACCTAAGTTTAGGATGAATCATGAAATGCAAAAATAATGTTAACTATTTAGATAAATATGTTAACATTATAAGATGATAAATTATTTGTATTTTGGGAGGATTCAAAATGGACAATAAAATAGTTGTTGCACTAATAGGTAGCTTTCTAATTTTTGCTGCTGGCTTATTAAGATTATTTACTGAATCGCTTTCCTCAACCCCTTTGTTTGTAGCTTATATATTCATTATTACAGGCATCCTTGGCATTATTACTAATGGATTAAAATTAGGAAAATCGAAAAACACCTAAATATCTAAAGGAAATAAGTCATTTTTTCTCTACTGACCTTTAATTCAATATGAAAAAGCCCTTCGTACTTGAAGGGCTCTTTTATCCTAAATATCATTGACTTTCCTAAAGCAATATCCCCTAAAAGCTATCCTAAGCTGCTTTTAAGGAAGCTCAAACCTTTAAATTAATTGGTGATATATGACATTTGTGCTTTTAGGTTAACGATTTCGTTTATCTTAATTGATCCTAGTTCAAATACAGAGTGTTTCAAAATCAATACCCCTTCTTTGTGAAGGAGCATTTCACTTTCAGTCGCAAAGTAAACTCTAAATTACATTTTTTGAAATTCTATTTATAATCAAAAGTACATAAATTATTTCGCATTAATTAAGGGAATTAGAGTTATAATAAAGGAAATAGGAGGGTGACTTTCCATGAAAAATCGTGATAAAAGAAAAAAGAGGAAACGTGACTTTCTGAAGGATTATATAAAAAACCGTTTAAAAAATTGGAAACCAAGTCCAGACAAATCTCCGTTATCGAATAGTGAAAGCAAAAAATCGATTAGGAGTTGTAGCAAGTAAAACTCCTATTCTTGAGTGGAAATATTTCTCCACTCTTTTTATTTTGTCATTCTATGCTTAATCATGTATAACGAAGAAAATTGGTAAAATTTGAGTTATTTATAACTTCTCTAGTTCTTCTTCAAAGTAAAAAGTAGCTGGATGCTCCTTTACAATATATGAGTATCGTTTCATATTACTTATATATTTTGACTTTAAAATAGTGACCCGTTCATCAGTTTCGATTATTTTAGCTAAATCATTCTTTTTAAACTTACTATTATCTTTCATATTAACAGCCTCCTCACATTATTATACCATACTTCTACGATTCCTTTTGGCTGGAAATATCACTTTGATTTACCAGTGCAATATGTTATGCTTATTTAAAGTGAGGTGTCCATTTTGGCCATTTATAAAGCAAAAAAAAGTAAACTTCATACACTTTTAAAGAAAAACAACATGGATTTGGAAGTGTTAGAGCAAAAAACGAAAATCCCTAAAGTTCAGCTCGAACAATTCCTAACAAAAAAAGTGATGAACTTGAATTCGGCAATGACTATCTCTAAGGAATTGAATTGTCAGATAGAAGACTTATATGAGTGGAAAACAGAAGATTAATTAATACAGTCAATTATTAACAAATGCCCTGCTTTTGGAAAGCTGGGTATTTGTTTTGAAAAAACTGAAATAACTACATATTTAATGATACTCCAAAAGTGACGAGAATGTAACAAATTTTCACAAAAAACAAACTAGTCCCTATACAGCTAGTGTGATGTTAAGTGATTTAAATTTACTCGGTTTAATCGGACTATTTAGTTTACATAACAAAATTATTATCTATTAGTTTTTGACCATAAACTTACAATAGATATAATATTAAAGGCATCTCTGATATATGAGACACCTTTTTTCCATGCTATTATTGATACATTTGATCACTACTTCCCGCAATAGGATTTTGATTTTGAGTCATATATTGTTGAATTTGTGATTGATCCTCCGGAACAACTTGATACATCGCACCTATTTTTCCAATTACTGCGGGATCTGCTGGTTCTAATGGATAATAACCTTTCTTAACCATATATTGCCACATATCATACGCATGAGAACAACTCATCATAAATGCAGTTTGACAGAATGAACGAACTTCTGGATTTGCCATTTCCATTGCTGACCAAGCATATTCACGACCTGCTCGTTTTAAGGTTAGTAAATACGCAGTGGCCATTTCTCGATCATTCATATTTTCAATCATTGTTCGTGGTTGTATAGGAGGATACTGATTCATATTTGAGTTAGTAAAATCCTGAAGTTTTCCGTTCTCCTTTAATAAAGGCAATTCCTTTGTGGCTCCGGTCCCCTTATGCAGAAATTCGACCTTCATATTATAGTCTCTTACATGTAATGGAAAATGAGTTTCTAATATAGTTTTAAACTCTTGACATTGAACATGTTACAACATATACGCCATGTTAGTAATAGAATTCACACAACTCATCGTTAATTCATTTAAATCGTTTAATTCATGTGCAGCAAGTTTCATAAACTTCCTCCTATTTTTTCAAGTTATTCATCCTTATCATGGCGAATAATTTATTTCTTATGCAAAAATGCCCACATTTGTCAAAATAACAAATGTGAGCATATTGCTTAGTAATATTAAACCTTTTTACTTTGAAACAATTTTTATGATGAGACATTTAAAGATGTCCATTCAACTTTTTGTACAGGACGAAATCCTGATGTCTGGTTAAAATTCAAATGGTGCTCAAAGGTTTTTATGGAATTTGAATAATCTAGGAGGTCAAGGTTTAAGCTCTGTACACTATGTTTATCAATCTTGACTGAAAGGATGATGAACTTCTCTATGCGTCCAGTTATAGTATTACGCTGTTCATCCAATGCATGGATACAGATAGTCTTTAGAGGAAGTAGTGAAAACATGTCTCTTGCAATTCTTTGTGTGCAGCTAAAGACATAGTCTTGAAGAATTTGAAAGTATTGTTCCTTAGGCATTTGTTCCTTAGATAAATCCCCATTTTTTGTTAATGATAGTACCTCATTTGGTACAACCGAATCACTATTAACATCAAAGTTAACTTCCATTTCATGTGAATTATGAATCATAAATTCGAATCCACTTCCGAGTCCACTAATATCTTCTAACGGTGCAAATTCATGAATAACGTCAAAGTAAGAATCTACATTCCCTTTCAATACATTCTGAGCGGTATTAATCATCCTTTTCCAGCTTTGATAGTCCCGTAAATCATTTTCCCTAGCTAGTTTAATTTGATTTTGAAGGTTTTCCCTCTTTTTTTCATCTTTATTGAAAAGCTTGGCAAAAAGATTTGGTTTATAGTGATATGCATTTTCCTGTGCAATTTTTTCCAGTGGACCAGTTTTACCCATTTCAAAAGGCTCAGGAATACTTTTCACCTCTACCCAATCAATCGGTCTAACAGCTCCTTTTGGAATAGATTGAATCATTTCTAATTTATGTTCAAAGTATTCAACTTCTAATCGATTTCTCTCTAATTCTTGAAGATTATCCTGTTCACGTAATTGACGTGTAATGTCCAACAGTCTATTATAAGCTGAATTATACATTCCCCTTCTATTAGAAATTAAGCCAGTGTAAGAGATTTCTGTTCCTGAAACACCTTCAGTTCGTCCTTGTACTCTTGAATGAACACGATATCGTAGCCCCTTTTCACCACCATTTGCTCCACTTACCTCATTAGTAATATTTAATCTAACACCTGGAGCAATTTTAAAACTTTTCCTATATCCTTGTCCCATGACATCACCCCTCTTCTAAGTATTTTTAGTTAATGATTAATCTACCATGTATTTCATTCATGTAGATTTAACAAATAGTTTTTTGGAAATAGTGAACAGCCATATAATATATAGTATAAAAATATTTCACTTAACATATTTATAAAAACTATTTGCAGAACAATTAAAAACTCCACTTATTATTTTATCATTATTCAGATAAAATTACATTTTTCGCGATTGCAACCTTTTTCTATCTTACTGAAGATGAATACCCTAGCTGTATATTCACCTGATTGGGCAGGATATTTTAGAAGAAGAATAGAATTCATACTTAGTATTTTATGCTAAAGGAGAATTTATATGATTTATCAAAAAGGCGAAATACTAGTCCGAAGACTAAGTGAAAATGATAAACATTTACTAATAAAATGGCTATCGGACCCAATGGTACTACAATTTTACGAGGGACGGGATCGACCACATGATTTAGAAATGGTAGATAAACATTTTTATGATCGGAAAAGTCAAGATGTAATTGGGTGCATTATAGAACATCGAGGAATTCCAATCGGATATATTCAGTATTATCCACTAGACGCTGAGACAAAAATTAAATACGGGTATGCAGTTGGTTCTGAAATTATTTATGGCACTGACCAATTTATAGGAGATGTAAATTATTGGAACAAAGGCCTAGGAAAGCTCATTGTAAGTTCAATGATTGATTATTTAACTACTCAGAAAAAGGCTATGCGAGTAGTTATGGATCCCCAAACCTGGAATAAACGTGCGATAGCCTGTTATGAAAAATGCAATTTAAAGAAAATAAAGCTATTACCAAAACATGAACTACATGAAGGGGAATACAGGGATGCATGGCTAATGGAATATACGCATCCTAAGGAGACGGATACTCTTTGAAACAAAAAATCAATGTTATAAATAATGATAGAGGAACTTTATAAATACTTCTTTGAATAGAGACAGTTATATGGAGAAGGTTTAGACTTGGAGGAAGTCTATAATTATGAAGGATTTTGATATAAATAAAACGAGAGTGATAGGGAATATTCTCAGTATTGGGGTTGGAACACATTATTCGAGAATATTAGGGATAATATGTCTCAAGGATGGCGGTGGATACACATTTTGCGAGAATATTGCAGATAATCTGTCTCAGGGACAGCGGTGGATACACATTTTGCGAGAATATTGCAGAGAATGTGTATCAAGGATGCGGTGGATACACATTTTGCGAGAATATTGCAGATAATCTGTCTCAAGGATGGCGGTGGGTACACATTTTGCGAGAATATTGCAGATAATGTGTCTCAGGGATGACGATGGATACACATTTGCGAGAATATTGCAGATAATGTGTCTCAGGGATGACGATGGATACACATTTTGCGAGAATATTGCAGATAATCTGTCTCAAGGATGGCGGTGGATACACATTTTGCATAAATATTGGGGATAATGTGTATCAAGGATGGCGGTGGATACACATTTTGCATAAATATTGGGGATAATGTGTATCAAGGATGGCGGTGGATACACATTTTGCATAAATATTGGGGATAATGTGTATCAAGGATGGCGGTGGATACACATTTTGCATAAATATTGGGGATAATGTGTCTCAGGGACAGGGATTGGAACACATTATGCGAAATATTGAAGAGAATGTGTGTCTAGTATGTATTTGGGAACAAATAAATAAGAGTTAATTCCCATGGTACAAAAAATGGTCTAATTATCTTTACTTTTATAGACAACATTTTCGAGGAAGCTTGTAATTTTTATGGAAGTATTACAGGTGGTCATCGACAACTGTTAACTTTATGGCTGATACAAATAAAGGAGTACTGCAATTGAGGAGATAGTTTACAGGAAAGAGCAATATTCTACCTCGCTACAAAAAGATGTACAAAACTTATAAAAACCGGCTTTCACAAAAAATAGGTAAAGAGGATGAATGGAGCATAGCATCATCCCCAAACCTCATCTAATGTCTCTCTAAATAAGTGATTTAATTTGTCCGTTGGGTCAACCACCTTACTATTTAAAGTGTGAGCAAAATCAGTTAAATGAGCCATTTCCTTTTTTAAATAATCGTAAAGCAGATCGTTTCTGAGTTCCTGGTCGCTTTCATCGCCATGTTGCTTTCTTTCAAGCAATTGATTAATAGTTGTTTTGAT contains:
- a CDS encoding DUF4236 domain-containing protein gives rise to the protein MGQGYRKSFKIAPGVRLNITNEVSGANGGEKGLRYRVHSRVQGRTEGVSGTEISYTGLISNRRGMYNSAYNRLLDITRQLREQDNLQELERNRLEVEYFEHKLEMIQSIPKGAVRPIDWVEVKSIPEPFEMGKTGPLEKIAQENAYHYKPNLFAKLFNKDEKKRENLQNQIKLARENDLRDYQSWKRMINTAQNVLKGNVDSYFDVIHEFAPLEDISGLGSGFEFMIHNSHEMEVNFDVNSDSVVPNEVLSLTKNGDLSKEQMPKEQYFQILQDYVFSCTQRIARDMFSLLPLKTICIHALDEQRNTITGRIEKFIILSVKIDKHSVQSLNLDLLDYSNSIKTFEHHLNFNQTSGFRPVQKVEWTSLNVSS
- a CDS encoding spore coat protein → MKVEFLHKGTGATKELPLLKENGKLQDFTNSNMNQYPPIQPRTMIENMNDREMATAYLLTLKRAGREYAWSAMEMANPEVRSFCQTAFMMSCSHAYDMWQYMVKKGYYPLEPADPAVIGKIGAMYQVVPEDQSQIQQYMTQNQNPIAGSSDQMYQ
- a CDS encoding GNAT family N-acetyltransferase, encoding MIYQKGEILVRRLSENDKHLLIKWLSDPMVLQFYEGRDRPHDLEMVDKHFYDRKSQDVIGCIIEHRGIPIGYIQYYPLDAETKIKYGYAVGSEIIYGTDQFIGDVNYWNKGLGKLIVSSMIDYLTTQKKAMRVVMDPQTWNKRAIACYEKCNLKKIKLLPKHELHEGEYRDAWLMEYTHPKETDTL
- a CDS encoding stalk domain-containing protein yields the protein MKKRVSLFLLILVLSFVIFILNANASPGGLDKNGGHYCRTNCAKYGLKTGQYHYHNADGSITLTKPVTKPTVKPAAPAIAIYINGKKQSYDQPPVIDNGRTLVPLRGIFESLGATVQWDQRKQQVTATNSKIKILLKIGSKSPTVNGKVVPIDVPGKIINGRTLVPLRFVGEALGATVDYNATSRTIKITSKATISSDTTIDYGKLDATVINVIDGDTVKVNVRGTEETIRLLLVDTPETVHPTKPVQPFGKEASDFSKSIMPAGKAIKVELDVSERDKYGRLLAYIYVDGKMVNETLLEKGLARVAYVYAPNTRYVDEFREIQSKTQKQAIGIWSIENYVQEDGFHS
- a CDS encoding helix-turn-helix domain-containing protein; this translates as MAIYKAKKSKLHTLLKKNNMDLEVLEQKTKIPKVQLEQFLTKKVMNLNSAMTISKELNCQIEDLYEWKTED